A region of Pelagicoccus sp. SDUM812003 DNA encodes the following proteins:
- a CDS encoding SDR family NAD(P)-dependent oxidoreductase translates to MRTILVTGTDRGLGFSLARQSLECGDTVFAACLDPEGEGPQSLYTNYPDRVTLLPLDLENVDSIVRVGEVIRSTGLSIDWLVNNAGILGDIEHAIDDPGLDFDDILRVMRINAVGTLRVIHELWSSVASSKERLIVNISSEAGSVGQNWRDRWFGYCMSKSALNMAGALVHTQLRELGGRVMQVHPGYVKSYMHGSKNEQATYESDEAASLILATVKRVLEREIAERPEFIDLNGNKLSW, encoded by the coding sequence ATGAGAACGATTCTAGTCACCGGAACGGACAGGGGGCTCGGCTTTTCCTTGGCACGACAATCCCTAGAGTGCGGGGATACAGTGTTTGCCGCATGCTTGGATCCGGAAGGAGAGGGCCCTCAATCACTTTATACCAACTATCCGGATCGTGTAACGCTGCTTCCTTTGGACCTTGAGAACGTCGACAGTATTGTGAGAGTTGGCGAGGTGATTCGTTCGACCGGACTGTCAATCGACTGGTTGGTGAACAATGCCGGAATACTAGGGGATATCGAGCATGCTATCGATGATCCGGGCCTCGATTTCGACGATATCCTCAGAGTAATGCGTATCAACGCAGTGGGTACGTTGCGGGTGATCCATGAATTATGGAGCTCGGTGGCTTCCAGCAAGGAACGTTTGATCGTCAATATTTCTTCGGAAGCCGGAAGTGTCGGTCAGAATTGGCGCGATCGTTGGTTTGGCTATTGCATGTCGAAATCTGCTCTCAATATGGCGGGAGCGCTCGTGCATACGCAGCTGAGGGAACTTGGAGGAAGAGTGATGCAAGTGCATCCCGGATACGTGAAATCGTATATGCATGGGAGCAAGAACGAGCAAGCAACCTACGAATCTGACGAGGCGGCATCTCTCATTCTAGCAACCGTTAAGCGTGTGTTGGAGCGCGAGATAGCGGAGCGCCCGGAATTTATCGATTTGAATGGAAACAAACTCTCTTGGTAA
- a CDS encoding aldo/keto reductase, which yields MNYLANESRYQNEAFYRRCGRSGLLLPALSLGLWQNFGDDFGYSRNRDLILKAFDLGINHFDLANNYGPPPGASERIMGRVLSEDLAAYRDELIVTTKAGYDMWEGPYGNWGSRKHMMASLDQSLSRLGLDYVDIFYSHRPDSNTPIEETMGALDYAVRSGKALYVGISNYSVEQTQKAVDELKRLGTPCLVHQPRYNMFERGIEHGLTDLLESSGMGCVVFCPLAQGLLTNRYLDGIPSDSRAGRDSRFFKSDDVTEDKLAKVRALNEIAKERGQSLAQMALVWNLRNPVVVSTLIGASRVSQIEENVAALDTATFSEAELKRIDAILAEKEA from the coding sequence ATGAACTATCTAGCAAATGAATCACGTTACCAGAACGAAGCTTTCTACCGGCGTTGCGGTCGGAGTGGATTGCTCTTGCCGGCGCTTTCCCTTGGCCTCTGGCAGAATTTTGGAGACGACTTTGGATACTCCCGAAACAGAGATCTGATACTCAAGGCTTTTGATTTGGGCATCAACCATTTCGACCTAGCGAACAACTATGGCCCGCCTCCGGGAGCATCGGAGCGAATCATGGGGCGTGTTCTCAGCGAGGATCTGGCGGCGTATCGGGACGAGCTGATCGTAACCACCAAGGCAGGCTACGACATGTGGGAAGGGCCCTACGGCAACTGGGGATCGCGCAAGCATATGATGGCTTCGCTTGATCAAAGCCTTTCGCGACTCGGCTTGGACTATGTGGATATCTTTTACTCGCACCGTCCCGATTCGAACACGCCGATCGAGGAAACGATGGGCGCGTTGGATTACGCGGTTCGTTCTGGAAAAGCCCTTTATGTAGGGATTTCCAACTACAGCGTCGAGCAGACGCAAAAGGCGGTAGATGAGTTGAAGCGATTGGGCACGCCGTGCCTGGTGCATCAACCGCGCTACAATATGTTCGAGCGTGGAATCGAACACGGGTTAACGGATCTTCTCGAATCTTCGGGAATGGGCTGCGTGGTATTTTGTCCCTTGGCTCAAGGGCTTCTGACCAATCGCTATCTCGACGGTATTCCAAGCGATTCTCGGGCGGGGCGGGATTCGCGCTTCTTCAAGTCGGATGACGTGACGGAAGACAAGTTGGCCAAAGTGCGTGCTCTCAATGAGATCGCGAAGGAGCGTGGGCAATCGTTGGCTCAAATGGCGCTGGTGTGGAACTTGAGGAATCCGGTGGTTGTTTCCACTTTGATCGGGGCGAGCCGCGTTTCGCAAATCGAGGAGAACGTAGCCGCCCTCGACACGGCGACTTTCAGCGAAGCGGAGCTTAAGCGAATCGATGCGATTCTAGCCGAGAAGGAGGCTTAG
- a CDS encoding glycoside hydrolase family 2 TIM barrel-domain containing protein, producing MANRLLTCLLAAALLALHAIPFRVIAAETEILMLSGTGSDDTVDWEFKVNGGRNADKWSSIPVPSNWEMQGFGTYHYWEDWNETPAPDSLGQYRHRFTVPESWENKSVSIVIGAAMTDAEVRINGVSAGPAHQGGFYQFSYNITDLLKFGEENLLEVDVQKYSSNESVNLAERQADYWLFGGIFRPVWLEAKPAAHIDRIAVDARHDGSFTVDLFLSGLSKSASVSAEVFTLQGKRLTKTKSRPVEAGQTIARISGTAKNIEPWSAEWPNLYQLRVTLRSDRSTTHSMDTTIGFRTIELRPKDGFYLNGQKIILKGANRHSIWPSSGRATNASLSEADVKLMKEMNMNAVRMSHYPPDTHFLEACGRLGLYVINELGGWQKSYDSEVGPQLVRETVTRDVNHPSIIIWANGNEGGWNTDLDDDFALYDPQKRPVIHPWHNFGGINTSHYENFDSGPNWFFHGEDLIMPTEFLHGLYDGGHGAGLNDWWKRIQSHPLGLGGFLWAFADEGIVREDQDGAIDVAGNRAPDGIVGPYREKEGSFYTIKEIWAPIYLPRTEVDTLPPSFDGRLRIENRFSFTNIDQLSFNWKLLAFLGDSLDGSKTEIVETGRIEPPSVAPLLDGFLEMELPDDWANNDALTLSAHYPDGREIYTWSWMLSDPSAVAERLLDNQDSNTTIEESTAAIVLRNGSSSAVIDRSTGMLSRLANDDFSSPLKNGPILLSGESELQSIDVENGIVVANYDGPLKQVSWELLSDGWLKLDYTFFHRYFEPTVYFGVSFDYDETQVSGARWLGKGPYRVWKNRKKGAEFGIWQKAYNDTVTGASWAYPEFKGFHDDVYWAQLQSDATPLEIVIASPDINLRLFTPSETEEPANTHVDFPAGDLSFLHSIAPIGTKFKPAAKHGPEGQPSWPHRGGQSFSATIFFRLTPP from the coding sequence ATGGCTAACCGACTTCTAACCTGTCTCCTCGCTGCCGCTCTCTTGGCGCTGCATGCCATTCCATTTCGAGTAATCGCGGCGGAAACTGAAATCCTGATGCTCTCCGGCACCGGCAGCGACGATACCGTGGACTGGGAATTCAAAGTCAACGGCGGGCGCAACGCTGACAAATGGTCTAGCATTCCGGTCCCTTCCAACTGGGAAATGCAGGGGTTCGGCACCTATCACTATTGGGAGGATTGGAACGAAACCCCGGCGCCCGATTCGCTTGGGCAATACCGTCACCGATTCACCGTCCCGGAGTCTTGGGAGAACAAAAGCGTAAGCATCGTCATCGGGGCCGCCATGACCGATGCCGAAGTACGGATCAACGGCGTATCCGCTGGTCCGGCACATCAAGGTGGCTTCTACCAGTTTTCCTACAACATCACCGACCTCTTGAAGTTCGGCGAGGAAAACCTACTGGAAGTCGACGTGCAAAAATACTCCTCGAACGAGTCTGTGAATCTCGCCGAGCGCCAGGCCGACTACTGGCTTTTCGGCGGCATCTTTCGTCCCGTTTGGCTGGAAGCGAAGCCTGCCGCCCACATCGATCGAATCGCCGTGGACGCCCGACACGATGGCTCCTTCACGGTCGACCTCTTCCTCAGCGGCCTCTCGAAATCCGCATCCGTTTCCGCGGAAGTCTTTACCCTCCAAGGGAAGCGCCTAACCAAAACAAAATCGCGACCGGTCGAAGCTGGACAGACCATCGCTCGGATCAGCGGAACCGCGAAGAACATAGAGCCTTGGTCTGCCGAATGGCCTAACCTGTACCAACTTCGCGTCACGCTTCGTAGTGATCGTTCAACGACACATTCGATGGACACGACAATCGGCTTTCGTACGATCGAGTTGCGACCGAAAGACGGTTTCTACCTGAACGGACAAAAGATCATCCTGAAGGGGGCGAACCGTCACAGCATTTGGCCTAGCTCCGGTCGGGCCACCAACGCCTCGCTCAGCGAGGCTGACGTGAAGCTGATGAAGGAGATGAACATGAACGCGGTGCGAATGAGTCATTATCCTCCGGATACGCATTTCCTAGAAGCCTGCGGTCGCCTTGGCCTCTACGTCATCAACGAACTCGGGGGCTGGCAGAAGAGCTACGATAGTGAGGTCGGCCCGCAGCTCGTCCGCGAAACGGTCACTCGCGATGTCAACCACCCCTCGATCATCATCTGGGCAAATGGAAACGAAGGCGGTTGGAATACCGATCTCGACGACGATTTCGCCCTCTACGATCCACAAAAGCGCCCGGTCATCCATCCCTGGCACAACTTCGGCGGCATCAACACCAGCCATTACGAAAACTTCGACTCTGGGCCAAACTGGTTCTTTCACGGCGAGGACCTGATCATGCCCACCGAGTTTCTGCACGGCCTCTACGACGGCGGACACGGAGCGGGACTCAACGATTGGTGGAAGCGCATCCAATCCCATCCACTCGGACTCGGCGGCTTTTTATGGGCCTTCGCCGACGAAGGCATCGTGCGGGAAGACCAGGACGGAGCGATCGACGTGGCAGGCAATCGCGCGCCAGACGGCATCGTTGGACCCTACCGCGAGAAGGAGGGCAGCTTCTATACCATCAAGGAAATCTGGGCCCCTATCTATCTTCCGAGAACCGAAGTCGATACGCTTCCGCCTTCCTTCGACGGGCGACTTCGCATTGAAAACCGATTCTCCTTCACCAATATCGATCAACTCAGCTTCAATTGGAAGCTACTCGCATTCCTTGGTGACAGCCTTGACGGCTCCAAAACGGAAATTGTCGAGACCGGCCGTATCGAGCCTCCCTCCGTCGCTCCGCTTCTAGATGGTTTCCTAGAAATGGAGCTGCCAGACGATTGGGCTAACAACGATGCCCTGACCTTGTCCGCCCACTATCCCGACGGCCGCGAAATCTACACTTGGTCATGGATGTTAAGCGATCCAAGCGCTGTTGCTGAAAGGCTGCTCGATAACCAAGATTCCAATACAACAATTGAAGAGTCAACTGCAGCGATCGTCCTACGAAACGGCTCGTCCTCTGCTGTCATTGATCGCAGCACCGGAATGCTCTCTCGCCTCGCGAACGATGATTTCAGTTCGCCACTCAAGAACGGGCCGATCCTACTGTCGGGCGAATCCGAGCTGCAGTCTATCGACGTGGAAAACGGCATCGTGGTAGCGAATTACGACGGGCCGCTCAAACAGGTATCCTGGGAGTTGCTTTCCGATGGTTGGCTCAAACTCGACTACACGTTTTTCCACCGCTATTTCGAGCCCACAGTCTACTTCGGCGTGTCGTTCGACTACGACGAGACGCAAGTCTCAGGAGCTCGCTGGCTCGGCAAGGGCCCTTACCGAGTTTGGAAAAATCGTAAGAAGGGAGCGGAATTTGGCATTTGGCAAAAAGCCTACAACGATACTGTCACGGGAGCCAGCTGGGCGTATCCAGAATTCAAGGGCTTCCACGACGATGTTTACTGGGCTCAACTGCAGAGCGACGCCACTCCGCTCGAAATCGTAATCGCGTCTCCCGATATCAATCTGCGGCTCTTCACGCCAAGCGAAACGGAAGAGCCCGCGAATACCCATGTCGATTTTCCTGCAGGCGATCTTTCCTTCCTGCACTCCATAGCCCCCATCGGCACCAAGTTCAAACCCGCCGCCAAGCATGGGCCCGAGGGGCAACCCAGCTGGCCACAT